TCAGACCGATGACGACGGTGACTTCATCGGGAACCTGTGCGACAACTGTCCGGCGACGTTCAACCCGGGGCAGGTCGACACGGACAACGATACGATCGGAGATGCCTGCGATCCGGGCTAGTCGGTCAGCCTGGACCACTCGTCGGGTGTCATGGTTCGCAGCGCCAGCGCATGAATCATCGTCCCCATCCGTCTACCGAGCGACTCGTAGACCCGTCGATGCTGCTCGACTCGTGTGAGTCCGGCGAACGACGTGCTAACGAGGGTCACCGTGTAGTGGCCGCCGCCGGTCACATTACCGGCGTGGCCCGCATGGTGGGCGCTGTCGTCCTGGATCCGCAAGACCTCCGGGGTGAACGCGGCGGTCAGGACGCCTTCGATCTCTCGGGCATTCTCGGTCGGATCGCTCATTGGGTGCTCCACTGGTCGCCGTCCTCACCCACTCTTCGGGCCGAGCCGGATCGCTCGAGCAACAGCAGATGAGAAAGGGTCTGACGACGGATCAGGGGTAGAGGCATCTCTGGCAGATCATCGTAGGCCTGGCGTGCGATCCGATCCAGTTCCAGCGGTGCATCGCCAAGCTGCACGCGGATCTTGCTCTCCCGTTGGCGACGATGCTCCAGCACCCGCTCCAGCGTCTTACCTGGTAGCGGCGTGCCATGTCCGGGGAGGAGCGTCTTGCATCCAAGCTCCTTCATCCGCTCGAGCGACTGGAGGTAGTCCCCCATATCGCCGCTCTCGGGATCGATGAGGATCGTGGAAACGCTACTCACGAGGTCTCCCGTCAGCAACAGTCCGCGATCGACCAACTCGAAGGCCATGTGGCCGACGGCGTGGCCCGGTGTGTGATGGGCACGAAGCGTGATTCCGGCCAGATCGATCGTCTCACCGTCGGCAATCGTCAGGGTTCGAAGATCGCCGA
This genomic interval from Acidobacteriota bacterium contains the following:
- a CDS encoding BolA family transcriptional regulator; translation: MSDPTENAREIEGVLTAAFTPEVLRIQDDSAHHAGHAGNVTGGGHYTVTLVSTSFAGLTRVEQHRRVYESLGRRMGTMIHALALRTMTPDEWSRLTD